A genomic stretch from Lathyrus oleraceus cultivar Zhongwan6 chromosome 2, CAAS_Psat_ZW6_1.0, whole genome shotgun sequence includes:
- the LOC127120156 gene encoding auxin-responsive protein SAUR50, which yields MAMRKSNKLPQAEVIKQILKRCSSFGKKHGYNEEDLPEDVPKGHFAVYVGENRTRYIIPISWLSHPQFQSLLQRAEEEFGFNHDMGLTIPCDELVFESLTSLMR from the coding sequence ATGGCCATGAGAAAATCCAACAAACTTCCACAAGCTGAAGTTATCAAGCAAATTCTCAAAAGATGTTCAAGTTTTGGGAAAAAACATGGTTACAATGAAGAGGATCTTCCTGAGGATGTACCAAAGGGTCATTTTGCAGTTTATGTTGGTGAGAATAGAACAAGGTACATTATCCCAATTTCTTGGCTATCACATCCTCAATTTCAAAGTTTGTTACAAAGAGCTGAAGAGGAGTTTGGTTTCAATCATGATATGGGACTTACTATCCCTTGTGATGAACTTGTTTTTGAGTCATTAACTTCATTGATGAGATAA